One segment of Coffea arabica cultivar ET-39 chromosome 7c, Coffea Arabica ET-39 HiFi, whole genome shotgun sequence DNA contains the following:
- the LOC113698658 gene encoding probable metal-nicotianamine transporter YSL7, giving the protein MDRSASVSRRDPNGIENGAPLQSEDDAYNHATGNKKSDDRVVENGIESIEKIFESKEVPSWQSQLTIRAFVTAFLLGILFTFIVMKLNLTTGIIPSLNVSAGLLGFFFVKTWTKFLEKSGLLKQPFTRQENTVIQTCVVATSGIAFSGGFGSYIFGMSEVVAKQSGEDNFAQNIKIPSLGWMFGFLFLVSFLGLFSVVPLRKIMIIDFKLTYPSGTATAYLINSFHTPQGAKLAKKQVRTLGKFFSFSFLWGFFQWFFTAGDGCGFVQFPTFGLKAYKNRFYFDFSATYVGVGMICPYLINVSVLVGAILSWGIMWPLIENRKGDWYSATENSSSLHGIQGYRVFIAIAMILGDGLYNFVKVLGRTLIAMYHQIYKKDAGAVLPVGVNNSPVNSALSYDDERRRQLFLKDQIPLWVAITGYITISIISVIVLPHIFPQLKWYYILVIYIFAPILAFCNAYGCGLTDWSLASTYGKLAIFIVGAWAGAAHGGVIAGLAACGVMMNIVSTASDLTQDFKTGYLTLASPRSMFVSQIIGTAMGCIISPSVFWLFYKAFHDLGEQGSEYPAPYALIYRNMAILGVEGFGALPKNCLTLCYVFFAEAVVINGIRDLLGKKWARFIPLPMAMAIPFYLGSYFAIDMCVGSLILFVWEKLNKAKADAFGPAVASGLICGDGIWTLPSAILALAGVNPPICMKFLSRKVNSKVDTFLGS; this is encoded by the exons ATGGATCGCTCTGCTAGCGTTTCAAGGCGTGATCCAAATGGTATTGAAAATGGCGCGCCTTTGCAGTCTGAAGATGATGCCTACAACCATGCCACTGGTAACAAGAAATCAGATGATAGAGTGGTGGAGAATGGCATTGAATCAATAGAGAAGATCTTTGAGTCCAAAGAGGTGCCATCATGGCAAAGCCAGCTGACGATAAGGGCCTTTGTTACAGCCTTTTTGCTGGGAATCTTGTTCACTTTCATTGTCATGAAGCTGAATCTCACAACTGGGATTATCCCTTCTCTCAATGTCTCAGCTGGGCTACTGGGGTTCTTTTTCGTCAAGACCTGGACAAAGTTTCTTGAGAAATCTGGGCTTTTGAAGCAGCCTTTTACTAGGCAAGAAAATACTGTCATCCAAACCTGCGTTGTTGCAACCTCTGGCATCGCTTTTAGCG GAGGTTTTGGCAGCTACATTTTTGGAATGAGTGAAGTTGTTGCTAAACAGTCTGGTGAAGATAACTTTGCACAGAACATCAAGATCCCATCTCTTGGGTGGATGtttggatttctttttcttgttagcTTTCTTGGGCTATTCTCTGTGGTGCCCCTgagaaag ATAATGATCATAGACTTCAAATTGACATATCCCAGCGGTACTGCAACTGCTTATCTTATCAACAGTTTCCACACTCCCCAAGGAGCCAAGCTAGCAAA GAAGCAAGTGAGAACTCTTGGAAAATTCTTTTCCTTCAGCTTCTTGTGGGGTTTCTTCCAGTGGTTCTTCACTGCAGGAGACGGCTGTGGATTTGTGCAGTTCCCAACTTTTGGCCTCAAAGCTTATAAAAATAG GTTTTACTTCGATTTCTCTGCAACCTATGTTGGTGTTGGGATGATATGTCCTTATTTAATCAATGTCTCTGTGCTAGTTGGAGCAATCCTTTCTTGGGGCATCATGTGGCCTCTCATAGAGAATAGGAAGGGTGACTGGTATAGTGCAACTGAAAATTCTAGCAGCCTCCATGGAATACAAGGTTATCGG GTTTTCATTGCCATAGCTATGATACTTGGTGATGGGCTTTACAACTTTGTGAAAGTTCTTGGACGCACTTTAATTGCCATGTATCACCAAATCTACAAGAAAGATGCTGGTGCTGTTCTCCCAGTTGGTGTTAATAACTCACCTGTCAACTCAGCATTGTCTTATGATGATGAACGCCGAAGGCAACTATTCCTGAAGGATCAAATTCCATTGTGGGTTGCTATCACTGGTTACATCACCATTTCCATAATTTCCGTTATAGTTCTCCCGCACATCTTCCCCCAGCTCAAGTGGTATTACATTCTCGTCATTTATATTTTTGCTCCAATCCTAGCCTTTTGTAATGCCTATGGCTGCGGGCTTACCGACTGGTCACTAGCATCCACATATGGAAAGCTGGCAATCTTCATAGTTGGGGCATGGGCTGGTGCCGCCCATGGTGGTGTTATTGCTGGATTAGCTGCATGTGGGGTCATGATGAATATTGTTTCCACAGCTTCGGACCTCACACAGGACTTCAAGACAGGTTATTTGACCCTTGCCTCCCCAAGATCTATGTTTGTCAGCCAGATCATTGGAACAGCTATGGGTTGTATTATTTCTCCTAGTGTATTCTGGCTCTTCTACAAGGCCTTCCATGATTTGGGAGAACAAGGTTCAGAATATCCAGCACCTTATGCTCTAATTTACCGTAACATGGCGATCTTGGGAGTTGAAGGATTTGGCGCTTTGCCAAAGAACTGCCTCACACTTTGCTATGTATTCTTTGCTGAAGCAGTTGTCATCAATGGCATCCGAGACTTGTTGGGGAAGAAGTGGGCACGGTTTATTCCTCTTCCAATGGCAATGGCAATACCATTCTATCTTGGATCATACTTTGCCATTGATATGTGTGTTGGTAGCTTGATACTATTCGTTTGGGAGAAGTTGAACAAGGCCAAGGCTGATGCATTTGGACCTGCCGTAGCCTCTGGATTGATATGTGGAGATGGCATATGGACATTGCCTAGTGCAATACTAGCTTTGGCAGGTGTCAATCCTCCAATTTGCATGAAATTTCTTTCGAGGAAAGTCAATTCTAAGGTCGATACCTTCTTAGGTTCTTGA
- the LOC113698659 gene encoding ATP-dependent zinc metalloprotease FTSH 6, chloroplastic-like, with product MSPALSLSMSHLPICKCQDDPKDSSRISKSSSRENTCHRTPVANIDVKFSRRNLLQSTGVSLVGGTLAQPARAGPEPESPMEASSSRMSYSRLLEYLDQGNVKKVDLFENGTVAIVEIYNPALEKFQRVKVQLPGLPQELLTKLKEKDVDFASHPMEVNMASAVLDLLGNLAFPLILLGALLLRSSSNTPGAGGPNLPFGLGRSKAKFQMEPNTGVTFDDVAGVDEAKQDFQEVVEFLRTPDKFAAVGAKIPKGVLLIGPPGTGKTLLAKAIAGEAGVPFFNLSGSEFIEMFVGVGASRVRDLFNKAQQNSPCLVFIDEIDAVGRQRGTGIGGGNDEREQTLNQLLTEMDGFTGNTGVIVLAATNRPDVLDEALLRPGRFDRQVSVGLPDVRGREEILKVHSNNKKLDKDVSLSVISMRTPGFSGADLANLMNEAAILAGRRGKEKITLKEIDDSIDRIVAGMEGTKMTDGKSKILVAYHEVGHAVCATLTPGHDPVQKVTMIPRGQARGLTWFIPGEDPTLISKQQLFARIVGGLGGRAAEEIIFGEPEITTGAAGDLQQITQVARQMVTTYGMSEIGPWSLTDPAGQSSDVVLRMLARNNLSEKLAEDIDKSVRQIIERAYEIAKNHIRNSREAMDSIAEVLQEKETLTGDEFRALLSEFTHIPPDHLSRKPIRELIEA from the exons ATGTCTCCTGCTCTATCTTTATCTATGTCTCACCTTCCCATCTGCAAATGCCAAGATGATCCAAAAGACAGTTCCAGGATCAGCAAAAGCTCCAGCAGAGAGAACACATGTCACAGAACTCCAGTAGCGAATATTGATGTCAAATTTAGTCGGCGAAACCTGTTACAAAGCACTGGTGTAAGCCTAGTTGGAGGGACTCTGGCTCAGCCTGCAAGGGCTGGACCAGAGCCAGAAAGTCCAATGGAAGCTAGTTCGAGTAGAATGTCGTATTCAAGATTGTTAGAGTACTTAGATCAAGGTAATGTTAAGAAGGTGGATTTGTTCGAGAATGGGACTGTGGCAATTGTTGAGATATACAATCCTGCACTGGAGAAATTCCAGAGAGTTAAAGTTCAGCTGCCTGGATTGCCACAAGAATTGTTGACAAAGCTCAAAGAGAAGGATGTGGATTTTGCATCTCATCCAATGGAGGTGAATATGGCCTCTGCCGTTCTTGACTTGCTGGGAAATTTGGCTTTTCCCTTGATACTGCTTGGcgctctcctcttgagaagttCTTCAAATACACCCGGAGCTGGAGGTCCAAACCTACCTTTTGGATTAGGAAG GAGCAAAGCCAAATTTCAAATGGAACCAAATACTGGAGTGACATTTGATGATGTAGCTGGAGTTGATGAAGCAAAGCAAGATTTTCAGGAAGTTGTTGAGTTCTTAAGAACCCCAGATAAATTTGCTGCAGTAGGAGCAAAAATTCCCAAGGGCGTACTCTTAATAGGACCTCCAGGAACAGGGAAGACATTGTTGGCTAAAGCCATAGCTGGAGAAGCGGGGGTTCCTTTCTTTAACCTTTCAGGTTCAGAGTTTATTGAGATGTTTGTTGGAGTGGGAGCTTCTAGAGTGAGGGACTTATTCAACAAAGCTCAACAGAATTCACCATGTTTGGTCTTCATTGATGAGATTGACGCTGTTGGGAGGCAGAGAGGAACTGGTATTGGTGGAGGAAATGACGAAAGGGAGCAAACACTTAACCAGCTGCTCACAGAAATGGATGGTTTTACGGGAAATACTGGAGTCATTGTCCTTGCTGCCACTAACAGACCCGATGTTCTAGATGAAGCTTTGCTTAGGCCAGGAAGGTTTGACAGACAG GTTAGTGTTGGACTCCCAGATGTAAGAGGGAGAGAAGAAATATTGAAGGTTCACAGCAACAACAAGAAACTCGACAAGGATGTCTCTCTCAGTGTCATTTCTATGAGGACTCCAGGATTCAGTGGTGCAGATCTTGCAAACCTCATGAATGAAGCTGCTATTCTTGCTGGTCGGAGAGGCAAAGAGAAGATAACCTTAAAAGAGATTGATGATTCAATTGATCGAATTGTAGCTGGAATGGAGGGAACCAAGATGACAGATGGAAAGAGCAAGATTTTAGTGGCTTATCATGAAGTTGGGCATGCAGTCTGCGC GACCTTGACACCGGGTCATGATCCTGTACAGAAGGTGACAATGATCCCTAGGGGTCAAGCCCGTGGTCTGACGTGGTTCATACCCGGTGAGGATCCAACACTGATCTCAAAGCAGCAGCTTTTCGCCAGAATTGTTGGAGGGCTTGGAGGTAGGGCCGCAGAAGAAATAATATTCGGCGAACCAGAAATAACAACTGGTGCTGCAGGAGACTTGCAGCAGATTACCCAAGTAGCAAGACAG aTGGTGACAACTTATGGAATGTCTGAGATTGGGCCGTGGTCTTTGACTGATCCGGCAGGACAGAGCAGTGATGTGGTGCTGAGAATGCTGGCAAGAAACAACCTGTCTGAAAAGCTTGCCGAAGATATTGATAAATCAGTGCGTCAGATTATTGAAAGAGCATATGAAATTGCAAAGAATCACATAAGAAATAGCAGGGAGGCAATGGACAGTATAGCGGAAGTGCTGCAAGAAAAGGAAACCCTGACAGGTGATGAGTTCAGGGCTCTGCTCTCAGAGTTTACCCACATTCCTCCTGATCATCTATCTAGAAAACCAATACGCGAGCTGATTGAGGCCTAA
- the LOC113697896 gene encoding probable CoA ligase CCL11: MDKFKPHLANSCPLTPLTFLKRAAIVYGDCTSIVYNTTTTYTWSETYTRCLKIASSILSLGIKRGDVVSVIAPNIPAMYELQFAVPMAGAVLNNINTRLDARTISVLLQHCESKLVFVDYYLRSIVLDAVSMFPQHLTAPVLVLIEDDDADMEVEPSLSRIHGFLDASYEGLVKKSNVDEFEWVRPNNEWDPMTLNYTSGTTSSPKGVVHSHRSLFIITFDSLVNWSVPKQPIYLWTLPMFHSNGWSYTWGMAAVGGTNICLRRFDAGIIYACVGLHDVTHMCGAPVVLNMIANSSHAKSLKNPVHFLTGGAPPPATVVLRTESLGFVVSHGYGLTEVAGVVVSCAWKPMWNALPATERARLKARQGVRTLGMTEVDVVEPETGVSVKKDGSSMGEIVLRGGCLMLGYLKNPEGTSRCLRENGWLYTGDVGVMHPDGYLEIKDRSKDIIISGGENVSSVEVESVLYTNPVVNEAAVVAKPDDYWGETPCAFVSLKENVRKKPREKDIIEFCRARLPHYMVPKNVVFMDELPKTATGKIQKFSLRDVAKKIGMLPQAAAVISRM; encoded by the coding sequence atgGATAAATTCAAACCCCATCTTGCAAATTCATGTCCATTAACCCCATTAACATTTTTGAAAAGAGCTGCCATTGTTTATGGAGACTGTACTTCCATAGTTTACAACACCACCACCACCTACACCTGGTCAGAAACCTATACTCGCTGCCTCAAAATCGCTTCCTCCATTTTATCCCTCGGCATCAAAAGGGGCGATGTAGTTTCCGTAATCGCCCCGAATATCCCAGCTATGTACGAGCTCCAATTCGCTGTCCCAATGGCGGGTGCTGTCCTCAACAACATCAACACCCGGTTGGACGCGAGAACCATTTCTGTTCTCCTCCAACACTGCGAATCAAAGCTCGTGTTCGTGGACTACTATCTTAGATCAATAGTCTTGGATGCAGTTTCCATGTTCCCACAACATTTGACGGCCCCAGTGCTCGTCCTCATTGAGGATGATGATGCTGATATGGAAGTGGAACCCTCATTGTCAAGAATTCATGGTTTTCTTGATGCTAGTTATGAGGGTTTGGTGAAGAAATCAAATGTTGACGAGTTTGAGTGGGTCAGGCCTAATAATGAGTGGGATCCAATGACGCTGAATTACACCTCTGGCACGACCTCATCGCCCAAAGGTGTGGTGCATTCGCATAGATccctcttcatcatcactttcgaTTCTCTAGTAAATTGGTCAGtcccaaaacaacccatttatTTATGGACTCTTCCTATGTTCCACTCCAACGGGTGGAGCTACACTTGGGGGATGGCCGCCGTGGGCGGCACAAATATTTGCCTCCGAAGATTCGACGCTGGAATAATATACGCATGCGTAGGACTGCACGATGTCACACACATGTGTGGTGCACCCGTGGTGCTGAACATGATAGCAAATTCTTCCCATGCAAAGTCGCTCAAAAACCCCGTGCATTTCCTCACTGGCGGTGCACCTCCGCCTGCCACCGTGGTTCTTCGGACGGAGTCTTTAGGATTTGTTGTTAGTCATGGATATGGATTGACTGAGGTGGCCGGAGTAGTTGTTTCTTGTGCATGGAAGCCGATGTGGAATGCATTGCCGGCTACCGAGAGGGCTAGGTTGAAAGCAAGGCAAGGAGTGAGGACTCTGGGGATGACTGAGGTGGACGTGGTGGAGCCGGAGACAGGCGTTAGTGTGAAGAAAGATGGGTCGAGCATGGGTGAAATTGTACTTAGAGGTGGATGTTTAATGCTGGGGTATCTCAAAAACCCTGAGGGGACCTCAAGATGCTTGAGGGAAAATGGTTGGCTTTATACAGGAGATGTTGGGGTGATGCATCCAGATGGGTACTTAGAAATTAAGGACAGATCAAAGGATATTATCATCAGCGGTGGGGAGAATGTGAGCAGTGTTGAAGTTGAGTCTGTGTTGTATACCAATCCTGTGGTGAATGAGGCTGCTGTGGTGGCTAAGCCCGATGATTATTGGGGTGAAACGCCATGTGCTTTTGTGAGTTTGAAGGAGAATGTAAGGAAAAAGCCCAGAGAAAAGGATATTATTGAGTTTTGTAGAGCAAGGTTGCCTCATTATATGGTGCCTAAGAATGTGGTTTTCATGGATGAGCTTCCTAAGACTGCTACAGGAAAGATTCAGAAGTTCAGCCTCAGAGATGTTGCCAAGAAAATTGGGATGTTGCCACAAGCTGCAGCAGTAATAAGTCGGATGTAA